The Flammeovirga yaeyamensis genome segment ATAGACGAGGAACATCAGTTGGTTGTGTTTTCTCTATTTTCGAAAAAAGAGAAAGCACAGATTTTTGGTGAATTACCTGCTGATGAACAGTATTACTTTTTCCAGCATTTAGATAAGCGAGATTTCTCTAAAATATTTCAGGATATGAGGTCGGACGAAAGGGCCGATTTTTATCAGGATTTATCTGTTGGAGAACAATCAGCATTATTGCCTTATTTGAATAAACAGGTAAGGAGTAATGTATTGGAATTAAGTGGCTATGAGGCCGATTCTGCTGGTGGTATTATGACCACTGATTTTGCAACGGTGCGAAATTGGATGACTGTCAGACAAGCGGTAGATAAGATCAAACTCGATTCTCCGGGTAAAAAAATGATTTACTACGTGTATGTAGTAGATAATGAAAAAACGCTTCTAGGCTTTGTTACATTAAAGGATTTAATCCTAGCGGAGTTGGATGATAAAATCGAAGACTTGGTGCATGTAGACTTTGTTGCTGCACAAGTAGACGATGATCGAGAGAATGTGGCCAAGATGATTGAGAAATATAATTTGGTCGCATTACCTATTATCAATATTGAAAGAAAGCTATTGGGTATTGTACGACATGATGACGCCATTGATGTCATCGTGCAAGAGCAAACCGAAGATATGGAACGACTCATGGGTATTCAGCCAAGTGCAGAAGCTGATGAGGATGAAGGCTATTTGGACTTATCCGTTTTTAAACACTTCAAGAAAAGGGTGGTGTGGTTAGTTTCTTTAGGTATTATGGGCATGATATCCGGTCTAATTTTGCATCACTTTGAAGAGGCATTGGACAAGATGGTGATATTGGCTCTTTATATGC includes the following:
- the mgtE gene encoding magnesium transporter — translated: MTVTNSDQRYEIVKSLIEQEDWEALSEVIEKLPTVEIVEILEKIDEEHQLVVFSLFSKKEKAQIFGELPADEQYYFFQHLDKRDFSKIFQDMRSDERADFYQDLSVGEQSALLPYLNKQVRSNVLELSGYEADSAGGIMTTDFATVRNWMTVRQAVDKIKLDSPGKKMIYYVYVVDNEKTLLGFVTLKDLILAELDDKIEDLVHVDFVAAQVDDDRENVAKMIEKYNLVALPIINIERKLLGIVRHDDAIDVIVQEQTEDMERLMGIQPSAEADEDEGYLDLSVFKHFKKRVVWLVSLGIMGMISGLILHHFEEALDKMVILALYMPMLADTGGNAGSQASTVVIRALSLGEVRSKDWWLITFKEMRISLLLAICLSTVACIKVFVLSYDAVLPGHLTLTYVAFIISLALALQVVSSTLIGAGLPLIVRKFGGDPAVVASPAITTIVDVTGLLIYFSLATAFLLN